The DNA segment TAACCACAATGATTTTAAAAGAGATGGGAATAGAGTATGTTGTAGCTAAAGCCCAAAATGATTTACATGCTAAAGTCCTTTATAAAACAGGGGCAGATCGGGTGGTTTTTCCAGAAAGGGATATGGGTGTCAGAGTTGCTAATAATTTAACAAGTACTAATATTCTAGACTATATAGAATTAGCACCAGATTATAGTATTGTTGAAATAACTGCTCCAGAATTTATGCATAATAAATCTTTAAAAGAGTTGGATTTAAGGGCTAAATTTGGTATAAACGTCGTTGCAGTAAAATCAGGTAAAAATATCATAGTTTCTCCAACTGCCGATGATGTGATAAAACCTGGTGATATAGTGGTAGCTATTGGTAGTAATGAAAAGCTAAATAAAATAAAGGAGCGGTAGTGGTGTTAATTACCTCTATTGAAAACAAGATTGTAAAAGAAATTTTAGAAATTAAAAGAAAGGGGAAAAAAAGCAAAAGTCCACTCCTATTTTTTGAAGGATATCGCTTAGTAGAAGATATATTAAAATCCGGTGCTAAAGTAGAAAAACTTATTATAAGAGAGGGAGACTTGGGAAAATATCGCCATATAATCCAAGATAAGAATTATGTGATTGTAACAGATAAAGTCTTTAAAGAAATTTCTGGTACTGTTAATAGTCAAGGAATAGGGTTATTAGCCTATAAACCGCTTCCCCCTGAACTTAATCTAGGTACCCTTGCCTTGGCTGTAGATGGAGTACAAGACCCTGGAAATTTAGGGACGATAATTAGAACAGCGGTGGCAGCTGGAGTTAATTCCCTGTTTTTACTAAAAGGAACGGTAGACCTTTATAATGAAAAAGTTTTAAGAAGTACTATGGGTGCCTTATATAAAATTCCAATCTATCTTGATATGGAAATAGAGGATCTTAAAGAAATTATCGATAAATATTCACTGACACCTGTTAAAACTTCTGTCCATGGAGAATATTTATATAATTCTATTCCTAAAGGAAAGTATTTAGTTTTTGTTGGTAATGAAGGAAACGGTCTTTCTCAAAGGGTGGAAAATTTACCGGGTATCACAGTAAAAATTCCTTTATATGGTGATATAGAATCTTTAAATGTAGCTGTAGCAACGGGAATTGTACTGTATGGGATAAGAGGTTAAAAATTACCTACATAAAAATTGCCAATTATCTGTAAATATGGTATAATATTTGCAAATTATTCAATACCCTTTTCTTTTATATAAATTGAATAATTCAAAAGATAATGCGAAAGTAAAGTAGGCTACAGTTCATGCCATACAGGGAGTGGTATCTAGACTGAGAGTACCATTGGTATGAAGTAGTTGAAGTTCCCTTTCAAATCGGTAGAGTGAACTAATAGTAGCTTTACCCGGTTAAGCACCGTTAACGGCTCTAGAGTGGCTTTTAAGCAATTTGGGTGGTACCGCGGAAATCTCCGTCCCATTGGGATAGGGATTTTTTTATTTATCTTAAATTAAAGGAGGAGTAAGGATGAAGGAAAAATTATCTGGTTTATTATCCACTGCCCTTGAAAAAATAAAGGGAGCAGAAAGGATAGAAGAATTAGAAGGATATAAAGTCCAATACTTAGGAAAAAAAGGGGAATTAACTGGGATTTTAAGGGGTATGGGTTCTTTGGCACCTGAGGAAAGGCCAATTATCGGTCAAATTGCAAACGAAGTTAAAGAACAAATACAAAGGGCCATTGAAGAAAAAATTTTTATTTTGGAAGAAAAGTTATTAGAGGATAGATTGCAAAGGGAAACAATAGATATTTCCTTACCAGGACTTAAAAGAGAAATAGGAGCCCTTCATCCCCTTACCATTGTTCGTAGGGAAATAGAACAAATTTTTATGAGTATGGGCTATGAAATTGTGGAAGGACCAGAAATAGAAACAGATTATTACAATTTTGAAGCATTAAATTTACCTCCTAATCATCCTGCAAGGGATATGCAAGATACCTTTTATATTACAGAAAATATTCTTCTGAGAACCCACACATCTCCAGTTCAAGCTAGAACAATGGAGAAGAGGGCAGAAGCTATTCCTTTAAAAATAATCAGCCCAGGTAGAGTTTTTAGGAAAGATGATGATGCCACCCATTCCCCTATGTTCCATCAAGTAGAGGGATTGGTCATAGATAAAAATATTACTTTAGGAGATTTAAAAGGAACACTTTTATTATTTGCAAAGGAAATGTTTGGTGAAAAACAAAAGGTTCGTCTCCGTCCTAGTTTCTTCCCTTTTACAGAGCCATCGGCAGAAGTAGATATAAGTTGTTTTCTTTGTGAGGGTAAAGGATGTAGTTTATGCTCTAATACTGGCTGGATAGAAATATTAGGTGCAGGTATGGTCCATCCTAATGTACTTCGGGCAGGTGGATATAATCCCGATGAAGTACAGGGTTTCGCATTCGGTATGGGTGTAGAAAGAATAACTATGCTTAAATACGGAATAAGTGATATAAGGGAATTGTTCAATGGTGATTTAAGGGTAGTAAAACAATTTGCAAGGGGGTAATAAAGGTGAAAATATCTTACAATTGGTTAAAAGAGTATGTAAAAATAGATTTATCACCAGAAGAATTAGCTGAAAAACTGACAAAAGCAGGGGTAGTAGTAGAACATATTTCCCCGGCCTTTGAAGAAATAAAGGGTGTAGTAGTGGCGGAAATTTTAGAAATAGAAAAACACCCTGATGCCGACAAATTGTCAGTAACTAAAGTAAATAACGGTTCAGAAGTATTACAAGTAGTGTGTGGGGCAAACAATATAAAAGTTGGTCAAAAAGTACCATTAGCCCAAATAGGTACTGTTCTACCAGGTAACTTTAAAATCAAAAAATCAAAAATAAGGGGAGTAGAATCCTTCGGAATGTTATGTTCTGCAGATGAATTGGGATTAGAATTAGATGTAGAAGATGGAATATTGATTTTACCTGAAGACACTCCTTTAGGGTTAGAAATCAGTGAAGTACTAGGTTTAAATGACTATATTTTACTACTAGATTTAACCCCAAATAGAAGTGATTGTTTAAGTTTACTAGGGGTAGCAAAGGAAGTAGCCGCTTTAACAGGGGCTGAATTTGTTGCTCCAGCCATTTATGACGGTAAAATTAATCCTAGCAGTTTTTCAATAAAAATTGAAAGTCCAGAATGTAGAAACTACATTGGTGGAGAGATTTCTAATATTCACATAGCACCTTCCCCTCTATGGTTACAAGTTAAATTATTAAAGGCAGGTTTAAGACCTATTAATAATGTAGTAGATATAACCAACTACGTTATGTTAGAATACGGTCAACCTCTCCATGCCTTTGATAGAAAAAAGATCTCTACATCAGAAATTGTCGTTAAAAATATAACTGAAGAGAGGGAATTTAAAACATTAGATGAACAAATAAGAAAAATACCCAAAGGATTATTAGTAATAACTGATGGTGTTAATCCTTTAGCTGTTGCAGGAGTAATGGGTGG comes from the Anaerobranca gottschalkii DSM 13577 genome and includes:
- the pheS gene encoding phenylalanine--tRNA ligase subunit alpha, which translates into the protein MKEKLSGLLSTALEKIKGAERIEELEGYKVQYLGKKGELTGILRGMGSLAPEERPIIGQIANEVKEQIQRAIEEKIFILEEKLLEDRLQRETIDISLPGLKREIGALHPLTIVRREIEQIFMSMGYEIVEGPEIETDYYNFEALNLPPNHPARDMQDTFYITENILLRTHTSPVQARTMEKRAEAIPLKIISPGRVFRKDDDATHSPMFHQVEGLVIDKNITLGDLKGTLLLFAKEMFGEKQKVRLRPSFFPFTEPSAEVDISCFLCEGKGCSLCSNTGWIEILGAGMVHPNVLRAGGYNPDEVQGFAFGMGVERITMLKYGISDIRELFNGDLRVVKQFARG
- a CDS encoding potassium channel family protein, whose translation is MKQFVVIGLGRFGTAVAKTLFDMGYDVMGIDISEERIHQAMGCTTHVVQLDAIDEGALQSVGIRNFDVAVVAIGQDIQASILTTMILKEMGIEYVVAKAQNDLHAKVLYKTGADRVVFPERDMGVRVANNLTSTNILDYIELAPDYSIVEITAPEFMHNKSLKELDLRAKFGINVVAVKSGKNIIVSPTADDVIKPGDIVVAIGSNEKLNKIKER
- a CDS encoding TrmH family RNA methyltransferase translates to MLITSIENKIVKEILEIKRKGKKSKSPLLFFEGYRLVEDILKSGAKVEKLIIREGDLGKYRHIIQDKNYVIVTDKVFKEISGTVNSQGIGLLAYKPLPPELNLGTLALAVDGVQDPGNLGTIIRTAVAAGVNSLFLLKGTVDLYNEKVLRSTMGALYKIPIYLDMEIEDLKEIIDKYSLTPVKTSVHGEYLYNSIPKGKYLVFVGNEGNGLSQRVENLPGITVKIPLYGDIESLNVAVATGIVLYGIRG